In Podarcis muralis chromosome 7, rPodMur119.hap1.1, whole genome shotgun sequence, the genomic stretch ttccATTTGTtggcccacatccagcccatcactgcTTCCAAGCACCTGCTTAGCATCTCAACTGCctttcctgattcagatggaacagagagaaagagtTTGGTGTCAGTCATATGTTGGTGACCACTACTTGATTGCagctcccagcggcttcatataggtgttaaacagcatgggggacaAGCTGTGTAGCAACCACTTCCACCTGaatattagaatcatagactcatagataCATTTGAGAGTGTATCTCTTGAGAGCCAGACAGCAGCTAAGTGCAGGAACAAAACTGTGGGGTGAATATTTCAGCCAATAATAGCATTTCTGGAAGCAGTAGGGTAACATGCCCTTTTTATGATAAATTGCACAGCATTACTCCATGAGGATGTTAATGTAACTCCAAAGACAGGATCAATCTTCTGAACGATGCCCCACcttcaaccaccaccacctcctgcaCAAACTCAGATCTGCTCCAGGACCTTGGAATACAATGATACAAATGCATACTTGGGAGATAGAGAGATCAACCAATGTAAGCTTTagtacacatttccccccctagactatgcatccttcccccccccccccttaacatgaCATGCTTGCATTTTGGAACTGTTGGGAACTGTGGATTGTAACTAGTGTTGTGAGTTGACAGGAGATCACTGTTCCCCtcatggaactacagttcccagactgATTTAACAAACAATCCCTCTgcccaggaaagaaagaaaaaaataatactaGTAGGGTGATAACTTTCTTTTTGACCAATATCTAATACAGGAGTTAGGAATCTTTTCCAGACTGAGGGCCGTATTTTCTCCTGGGTCCACATATtttcttctgggggccacatgccagtgatgggcagggccagaaacaAATGTGAGGGGAGCAATGTATATACTTCTTAATCTTACACACAGTAGGCTTCTTTTACACACCCTCATCTATACTCCATTCAAGCAACCAAGAGggattatcagagttcaaggacacattccagtcaggaggaAACACTCACAGAAGTGGCAAACTATGGTTGGTgaagtgggtgtggcctggggaaagaaaTATGGCTGAGGAAAATGTGTAGCCTAGAGAATGACCTGAAGACCAGAGAGATCTGGGGGGGCCAATTTCCCCTCAGAGCAAGAACTGGCCATCTGTTTAGGGTGCTGACCTCTGACAGGACCTTCCCCTCTCCCCGCACCATGGAAGAATATATCAAATATCTCCTTCAAGGGTGGAGTTATTTAAGCTACTAGGAAACAGTGTGGCATGCAAATGAGGTGAGTGTGTCTGCATATGTGATGGGTTTATGACATGTGCTTGTACAGCCCAGTGTGTGCACCTAGAGAGTATCTGGAGGGAGCTACCATATGGTGGTACTGATCAAAGGAGCTCTCAAGGGACATGTCCACAATGAACGGTTTGGGGAGTTGCCTGAGCTGGAGGgatgaggatgctggactggtACTGCTGCTGCTAAGGTATCTCTTCTTTCTGCTGACGACGTTCCCTTTGCCAGCCACTGCTGGGAATGGGATGTCTAGTAGAACAGTCATTTTAGGCATGAGGGTGGAGAACAGCACCAAACCAGGTACTACAGTCTTGGAAAATGGCATCATCCAAGTGGTGGAAGGAAGCATCATCCGGCTTCGGATCTTCGGCCAGGGCATCCACCGACCTACTTGCCAGATGTTATACTTTGCTGACTTACCTGAAGTGTCAGATGCTAATGTTCATGGGGACCCCTGCATCAAGAAGAGCAGTGACATGCTGGTGAACCCATACTGCCACGAGGTACGGAACACCACCGCCCTGGTGGATGTGTCCGTTCAGATCCTGCGGAAGGAAATCGAGTTCAAGAACTATGTGATGTGCTTGGAAGATCATTCGGGCAAGCCACGGTATTGGTTTAGCGACCGCGATTTGGTGATCCAAGTGATCGAGGGAGATAAATTCAAACTGCCTCTCTGGCTGAAGTTAGTCCTGGTGGTCATCCTGCTGGCCTTGTCAGGCATGTTTAGTGGTCTCAACCTGGGCCTGATGTCCCTGGACCTCATGGAGCTGCGCATCATCCAGAACTGTGGCACACCCATGGAGAAGAAGTATGCCACTATGATCGAGCCTGTTCGGCGGCACGGCAATTACCTGCTCTGTTCTTTGCTCCTCGGCAACGTCTTAGTCAACGCCTCCTTCACCATACTGTTTGACTCCATGGTTAGTGCAAGCCTTCTGGCTATAGTGGCCTCTACATTTGGCATTGTTCTCTTTGGGGAGATAATCCCCCAGGCCCTCTGCTGCCGCCATGGCTTGGAAGTGGGTGCCAAAACCATTGTCATCACCAAGTTTGTCATGCTGCTGACTTTCCCTCTCTCCTACCCTATGAGTAAAATACTGGACTATGTACTCGGTCAAGAAATGGGCCTCAGGTACAACCGAGAGAAGCTGATGGAGATGCTGAGGCTGACCGAGCCATACATGGACCTGCTGAAGCAAGAGCTGAATATCATCCAAGGAGCACTGGAGCTGAGGACTAAGGCAGTGGAGCACGTCATGACCCCCCTGCATGATTGCTTCTTGCTCAACAGCAACGCCGTCCTTGACTTCAACACCATGACGGAGATCATGGAGAGCGGCTACACACGCATCCCCATCTACGATAAGGAGAGGACGAATATAGTTGATATGCTGTATGTCAAGGATCTAGCCTTTGTGGACCCAGATGACTGCACCCCGCTGAAGACAATCACTAAATTTTACAACCATCCGGTGCATTTTGTTTGCCACAATACTAAACTGGATGCCGTGCTTGAAGAGTTCAAAAAAGGTAACAAGGTGGAGATCGAGTCAGCTTCAGCCTCCATTTAAAAGTTaactttttgtttctcttttggaGAAGGAGCAACTTTTAAATAGTGGTTACCTTTAGAACAGGCCAGAGGGGTTGGTCATCATCCAGAGAAAGTGATGGCATAGATTGGTGCCAACATTTTATGGATGACAGAAATGGCCCTTGCCCATTGAGGCCCAGTGTCTCCCCAGGCAGAACTCAGATGAATCACAGGAGGTGGGGTGAGAGAAGAGTTCAGCACCCCCTTATATAGCACCCTGTCAGGAGCAGCCCAacctgttttgccacctgaggtgaaacaggaaagtGCCACCCACGTTGCCACAGCCTTGTGAGAGCCCCACAAGACCTCATGGAGCTCTCGCAGGGCTCTCGCAAGATCTTGCCATAACTCAGAAGTCTCAGCCACTTCTCTTTACTTCTCTGCCGGTGGGGGCACCCATGGCAGCACCCCTTGGATTCTTCCACCTGAGtcggctgcctcactctgcctcatgggtgagctggCCTGAGCACATGGCTCTCTCATCATTCTTTGCCTCTGGGGATGACTGCCCTGTAACTTCTCCCACTCCATAGCCATAaggatgtaagaagagccctgcgagatcaggccaaaggcccatcttagtccagcatccttttctccgaatggccaaccacatgcttataggtagcctgcaagcaggacctgaatgcaacagcccTCTCTCCACTTGtccttcccagcaactggtgaaTCCTGTGCAGAAGCAGGTGACTGCAGAATCAGCTACAGGCACTTTAAGGATTGCAGGCAGCTTTCCTGAAGGAACAGGAGAAGGATCTCCTACAGCCTTCCCCAAACCCGGTGCCAATCTCCAGGTGTTGTTTTTCTCTAACTCACAGCCAGAATaaggatgacaggagttgtggtccaacaatatctggagggcaccaaattgggGAAGGCATATATACTATGACTCTTCTTTAAATGCAACAGTTGTCTTAGTTAAAGCAGAATGGAAGCGGGCGATCTACAGGATGAAAGAAAAAGGCATGTCGGAGGTGGGATTGCATTGAAAGCAGAAAAGTCCTGTGTTCAGTCCCTGACGCCTTCCATTCAAAAGGGTCAAATAGCAGAGATGTGGAATATTATTTCCCATCTGAgactttggagagccactgccaggcagaATAGGCTGGGCTACCggtagatggacaaatggtcagACCTATAGATAAGTTTGCTGAAGAGCTGTAAGGCACACCTTgagagacacaggttccccatctccatAAAAGAACATCTGTGGGCCAAAGCCAATATTATATAAGAATTTTATTTAATGGATATACCGGTaactctttaaaacatttttgaaactaatttatatatatatttgtttgtttttaaaaacaccatCAAATGATGTCTTCGCCTCagtgcatgggtgtagccaggatttttgttggggggggggagagcaggactTTGTTAGGGGGCAGAACTGATGTGAttagtcagttagttaagtacttctattgttttacttgatctagggggggcagctgccccctgcttctccccttggctatgcccatgcctcaGTGATATAACCAAAGTCTGCCCCACAGGTAAATCTCACCTGGCCATTGTCCTAAAGAAGAATGAGGTTGACCTTGAAGATGAAGGTGAAGTGTTGGGTATCGTGACCCTGGAGGATGTCATTGAAGAGATAATCAAGTCAGAGATCCTGGACGAATCAGATCTCTACAGTTAGGTTCATTCCTAGTTGTTTTTCTACCTATGaaacagcagtgtgtgtgtgtgtgtgtgtgtgtgtgtgtgagagagagagagagagagagagagagagagagagagagagagagagagactcaatgCATTATATTTCCTCATcttgggtgtgggtggggaagCTATGGCCctacagatattgttggactctaacttccattagccccagtTAGTATGGCCAATTTTTAGTGATGATGGGAGTCCTACAATATTTAGCAGGCTTTGTGTTCCTCACCTGTCTTCAGATGAAGGCTTAACACACACTGTGCTGTGGCAGGTGCAACTGTATTTTGTTCCCACCAATGGTGACTCAGCTAGCCtatcttggactactgccattTCTGCAGAAAACTCTCTGAGAAGAATGGTAGAGGGAAAAGATCATGATCGGCACTAGTTGTTTCCAACTGAATTTTGCTCATTTCTCTTGCCTAGAATCAATAGTGTCATGAGGTAATTTGGGACTCTGGCCCTGGGTTTAGGGTTACTGAGATACTGTTGCAGGAGCTATAATTGCTCCAAGCTGCAACGTTATGAAGCACCAATGGGCAGAATGAAAATAAGGAAATTATGGGCTGTCAAAACAAGGTGGTGCAGAAGTCCAGGACCTCACTCAGCAGAAGCAAGTGAAGGAATGCACATTTATCTGAGGAGCCCTCCTGAATAATCATTATCTAACTGCACCACTGCTTTTGACCTGCTCCCAATGGTGACCGGTGCCCATTGGGCCTGGTGGAGCTCAGGGCATTGCAAACAGAGCCGGGGAAAACAATAGGCGAAGCGAATAGTCTTTTCTATGGCAACAAAACAGTTCCCCCAACCCATTTCATGGAAGGCAACATGGTGAGGCTCAGAGGCACTGCCCCACTTTGTCCTCTTGAGGGGCGCTCTCTAGTTGCTCCCCAGTCTTGCCTCATGGTTTGTCCGTCAGTCCTGGCATCTGGTTTGCTCCTCAACCTTGCTTCCTGATTTGTCCTCCAGTTCCAACCACCTTCTTGGTCCTGACTGCTGGCTTTGCCCCTGGACTCTGATCCCTTTGTGCAACTCCTAGTTCTTGGTTTGGGGCCCCCAGCTCATTAAACTGCAGACAGGTATGGAGCCCTGCTGTTTATCCTTACCTAGCCCTCTGCGTTGccaggaaaaatgagaagctttgAGAAATTCCAAGTACAATCCAGGTTGCGTGTTGCCGGTATTTTCAAAAAAGGCTAAACTCCATGGATATATCAACTCTGAACTTGATCTTGCCAGTT encodes the following:
- the LOC114603002 gene encoding metal transporter CNNM4-like, producing MSTMNGLGSCLSWRDEDAGLVLLLLRYLFFLLTTFPLPATAGNGMSSRTVILGMRVENSTKPGTTVLENGIIQVVEGSIIRLRIFGQGIHRPTCQMLYFADLPEVSDANVHGDPCIKKSSDMLVNPYCHEVRNTTALVDVSVQILRKEIEFKNYVMCLEDHSGKPRYWFSDRDLVIQVIEGDKFKLPLWLKLVLVVILLALSGMFSGLNLGLMSLDLMELRIIQNCGTPMEKKYATMIEPVRRHGNYLLCSLLLGNVLVNASFTILFDSMVSASLLAIVASTFGIVLFGEIIPQALCCRHGLEVGAKTIVITKFVMLLTFPLSYPMSKILDYVLGQEMGLRYNREKLMEMLRLTEPYMDLLKQELNIIQGALELRTKAVEHVMTPLHDCFLLNSNAVLDFNTMTEIMESGYTRIPIYDKERTNIVDMLYVKDLAFVDPDDCTPLKTITKFYNHPVHFVCHNTKLDAVLEEFKKGKSHLAIVLKKNEVDLEDEGEVLGIVTLEDVIEEIIKSEILDESDLYTYNRTRRRDASPRKWDFSAFKGNDTELKISRQLLLAAHRFLSTEVLQFCPSLISEKYLLRLLKHPGVICELKIDEQDKESPEYNLYEKNKPADYFILILQGKVEVEACKENMKFENGPFSYYGVMALGTPIQGGMEIMGSQIRMSNMQCFSITSANQVLPSSSLQYMADYTVRALTDLLYIKITRNQYQNCLMASLAEVNAAASVIPQAETSAD